The Desulfobaccales bacterium DNA segment AGGGTGAGATGCACCCCCTGAGCCCGGCGGCCCCAAGCCACCCGGTCCACGCTCACCACCTCGCCGGTCACGGTCTCCACAGTGGCCGGGTTATACATGCGGCCATAGGCCGCCGGCCCTTTGGCGCCGGGGCCGGCCTGGGACCAGGCGGTGCCGACCGGCAGAAGCACGGTCAGGATAAGAAGGGGGATAAACTTCCGCATGATTTTGCCCTCCTCAGGAAATGTGGGTAGGGGCCGGGTGTGCTCCACTCAGGCGCCGGCACCTACCTTTGCTGTTGTCCCATAAAACCCTTTTTCTCCCGGAAACCGGCGCGGCAAAATGGCTCTGCCCTCGGGCCAAAGTGGCCAAAGCTCCCGGGAACGGCTATATTGAAACTACCATAGCAGTCACGAGTCAAAGTGGGAAGCGGGAACCTTTCCCCCATCTGGACTTCTCAGTAGAGGTGAGAGGTTCCTTAACCCTTCCCCATGAAGGCCTGCCAACAATGAGCCAGCCATCGCCTTTGCCGGTGAATGCCGCCGGCCGCTATTATCATATCAATTGCGGCCCCGGGGACCTGGCGCCTTACATCCTCACCGCCGGGGACCCGGCCCGCATCCGGCGGCTGGCCCGGCGGCTGGAGGCGGTGCGGGTGAGACGGGCCAACCGTGAGTTTGTGACCCTCACCGGCACCTATCGGGGCATCCCGGTGAGCCTCATGGCCACCGGCATCGGGCCGGACAACACCGCCATTGCCATGATTGAGGCCAGCGCCTGTGTGGCCCCGGCCACCTTCATCCGCCTGGGCACCTCCGGCGGCCTGCAGGAGTTCATCTCCCCCGGGGACCTGGTCATCACCGCCCAGGCCCTGAGGGATGAGCAGACGAGCGCCTACTATGCCGGCCCGGAGGTGGTGGCCCGGGCCCACCCCCAGGTGCTGGCGGCCCTGACCCAGGCCGCCCGGGAACTGGGGGCGCCCCATCATGTGGGCCTCACCTGCACCGCCGCGGATTTCTATGCCGGGCAGGGGCGGGTGGTGCCGGGCTTTCCCTGCCGGGAGCCGGACAAGGTGGCCCGCCTGCAGGCCCAGGGGGTGCTTAACTTGGAAATGGAAATGTCAGTCTACCTCACCCTGGCCCAGGTCTCCTCCTTGGGCCTGCGGGCCGGGGGGGTGTGCACGGTGGTGGCCCACCGGCTCACCGGCCAAGCCCTCTTCGGCGGCCGGCGCCGGGCTCAGGCGGAGGCCCGCCTGCTGGACGTGGGCCTGCGGGCCCTGGAGATCCTCTATCTCCAAGACCGGGCGGGCGGCTGAGGGGAGAGCGATGCTGAAACTCACCTGGCGCAACGCCCTCAGGCACCCCTTGCGGGCCGCCCTCACCGTCCTGGGGATGGCGGTGGCGGTCCTGGCCTTTTGCCTGCTCCGCACCGTGGTGGCGGCCTGGTATTCCGGGGTCTCCGCCGCCTCCCCCAACCGCCTGGTGACGAGAAACGCCATCTCCCTGGTCTTCAGGCTGCCCATCGCCTATCTCCCCCGCATCCAGGCCCTGCCCGGCATCAAGAACATCACC contains these protein-coding regions:
- a CDS encoding nucleoside phosphorylase yields the protein MSQPSPLPVNAAGRYYHINCGPGDLAPYILTAGDPARIRRLARRLEAVRVRRANREFVTLTGTYRGIPVSLMATGIGPDNTAIAMIEASACVAPATFIRLGTSGGLQEFISPGDLVITAQALRDEQTSAYYAGPEVVARAHPQVLAALTQAARELGAPHHVGLTCTAADFYAGQGRVVPGFPCREPDKVARLQAQGVLNLEMEMSVYLTLAQVSSLGLRAGGVCTVVAHRLTGQALFGGRRRAQAEARLLDVGLRALEILYLQDRAGG